A segment of the Desulfitobacterium dehalogenans ATCC 51507 genome:
CTTGCGGGCTTAGCCTTGCGAGAGAGTAGCTCGGGTAAGCACAAAGGACAGACCACGATCAGCAAGCGCGGCCGCGCACGACTAAGGGCGATTCTATTTCAGGCAGTAATGCCACTCGTCGCAAAAAACGCAGAGTTTGCAGAGATACACAACTACTATACGACCAGGAGTAAGAACCCTCTGAAGAAGAAACAATCGTTAATTGCCTTAAGCTGTAAACTGATTCGGGTGTTCTACGCCATATTAACAAAGGGTACAGACTATGACCCGAAGAAGCTCATTACAGACATACATCGCCCAGCTGAGTATTTAGCTGCGTAAGAGGAATAGTAGCGAAACCATAAGAAACAAACGATCTTTGGGTTAAAGCGTCACCCCAGAAGCGAATAATCTAGGTAACCTAGCAAGACAAAAGAGCTGGTAGTCAGTCGCATAGTTCACCATTAGAGCAAAGACTCGGTTGAGGAGCATAACTGACACCCAATCATGGATAGGTGGAACGAAGGAATTTAGGGCAGGTTTTAACCTTGACCCTGTTAGACATGGGAGGTTTACCACCGTGAGAATAATGGGTTTACAACGGCCAACATATGCCAAAAAAGCAGACGTTTGCTTTGCTATACCCAAATTCTCTGAATTAGGCATTCTATGCGAATTCTATCCGTGGTGAGCTAGTTTGTTTGGTAAGGAATTCTATGAAAAAGCGAGATATTCAAAGAAAATCAAAAGATATTATAGGGAGGTGCTCTATGTTGGAAAGAGCAATATATTTAATCACTGGCGTTATGGCGTCTGGAAAATCAACAGTTGCGGAACTGCTTGCCTCAAAAATGGAAAAAGGTGTGCATCTGCGCGGCGATGTGTTTCGCCGAATGATTGTATCAGGACGTGCCGAGATGTCCGCACAGCCGTCCGATGAGGCTATCCGGCAGTTGCATCTGCGCTATCGCTTGACCGCAGATGCTGGAAAAACCTATTATGACAACGGATTTTCCGTTGTTTTGCAGGACAACTACTACGGAGAAGAAATATCCCGCATATTGGATATGTTGAAGGACTATCCTGTTCAAATAATAGTACTCTGCCCGAATGTAGAGACTGTAAAAAAGCGTGAAAAAATGCGGGGAAAGATCGGTTATACTGGCTTTACGGTAGAGGCTTTGTATGCGGATTTCATGAAGGAGACTCCAAAAATCGGCTTTTGGCTGGATACCTCGGAACAGTCCCCCGAACAATCAGTCGAGGACATTTTGTTACACTTTGCGGAATAATAGAGTTGGAGAGAATTATATGCCTAATAAAATATGAGGTTTATAATGGATATAACAACAGATAGACTTAAAATCAGATCCTTTAGAGAAACGGATATTGAAGATCTTTTTGAAATTTATAGCAATAAAAATACCTGTCGGTTTTTATTGCATGAACCATGGACTTCATCTACCAAAGACGAAGAATTTCAGAAGAAGTTGGTAACTAATCAGCTTACCCAAGACACAGCTATCAGTTTAGCTTGTGAGTTGGATAATAAGGTTATAGGTGATATTTCAATATGGTATACAGAAATGAAAGAAACCGTTGAAATTGGTTTTGCCTTTAATGATGTATATTCAAGAAAAGGTTGCCCCATTAATTTAGAAAAGAGAATTTAGTAAAGTACATTTTAGATAGCATTAAACTAAATAGTCAGTTTTGTGACGGAAATACAACTTTTATGAAAAAATTACGAGTTTATCAAAGAAAGTATAAAAATTCAAATTTGAACTAGATGATGTAATTCATAAACTGAGCGAATTGCAAAACAGTAAGTAAGGTATCAGACTCCACCAAGGAACGAGTGGGTCTTCATGACATCATTTTTGTATCCTCAAGGCATATTGGAGACGGTAGTAAGGATTGAAAGGAAATAGTTGAAATAGCTGGATTGAAGGTATCTTAAGAGAATATATAGGTGTGTTTCTGTTCCCTTAGACGATGAGTTTAGGGGGATTTTTGTTAATTTAAAAATCTAAGTTAGATGCAACCACTGGAGCCATTTATCAAAAGTGAAGAAAAAAAAGGTAGCAGATGCAGCTTCTTTTGCTGTCGATATTCTTCGCAAAAATATGAAAGTGATAAACTATTTCCAATGTTATTTGGAATAACAATCAAGAGATTAATTTTGATGCTAATTTATCCTATGCTAATACCGAAATTATAGAGGATGTATCTGTTAAGTATGATTTTGCTAGGAAATTGTTTGAAATAGAACCTAATCAATAGAGTGTATAAGGGAGTATAAAGGAGTTTATCTTTATATAAAACCCTTTACTTCTGCGTATTAGTGTCATCACCTGGCCCCAACCCACGTTGAGTGCGATGACGAATAGTGCCATTGAAATATCACAAGGATTAGAAAAAGAACGATATTCTTCCGCAAGACGTTGTAATTGAGCATTGGATTTTAACCGGATAATATAATATACCACTATCTTTTCAAAAGAACCGTGAATAATTCAGGTTACATATGAATATTGGAGTTTAGCGACAACTA
Coding sequences within it:
- a CDS encoding AAA family ATPase, encoding MLERAIYLITGVMASGKSTVAELLASKMEKGVHLRGDVFRRMIVSGRAEMSAQPSDEAIRQLHLRYRLTADAGKTYYDNGFSVVLQDNYYGEEISRILDMLKDYPVQIIVLCPNVETVKKREKMRGKIGYTGFTVEALYADFMKETPKIGFWLDTSEQSPEQSVEDILLHFAE
- a CDS encoding GNAT family N-acetyltransferase, with translation MDITTDRLKIRSFRETDIEDLFEIYSNKNTCRFLLHEPWTSSTKDEEFQKKLVTNQLTQDTAISLACELDNKVIGDISIWYTEMKETVEIGFAFNDVYSRKGCPINLEKRI